Proteins from a genomic interval of Lycium ferocissimum isolate CSIRO_LF1 chromosome 2, AGI_CSIRO_Lferr_CH_V1, whole genome shotgun sequence:
- the LOC132047392 gene encoding uncharacterized protein LOC132047392, producing MTLVTRPSPPFPQRLKPKQDELKFKKVLEILSEVHLNIPLLDALRDVPKYAIYIKELVANKRRLTNFETVALTEECTSLLADKSISYPEGIIEDVPVIIGKFIFLADFIIPDYLVDECIPLKLGRPLLELGDAIIIFMEGEMTLRVEKEEMTFNVYKAMGLLMTQ from the exons ATGACTCTAGTTACAAGGCCTTCGCCTCCATTCCCACAAAGATTGAAGCCGAAACAAGACGAGTTGAAATTCAAAAAGGTTCTGGAGATTCTGAGTGAAGTACACCTTAATATTCCCTTGCTGGATGCCTTAAGGGATGTACCAAAATATGCCATATACATCAAGGAGTTAGTTGCTAACAAAAGAAGGTTGACAAACTTTGAAACCGTAGCACTTACTGAGGAGTGCACATCCCTT CTAGCAGACAAATCCATCTCCTATCCCGAAGGAATAATTGAAGATGTGCCAGTTATAATAGGGAAGTTTATATTTTTGGCTGATTTCATTATCCCTGATTACCTAGTAGATGAGTGTATACCACTGAAATTAGGGAGACCTTTGTTGGAACTTGGAGATGctattattatatttatggaaggTGAGATGACACTCAGAGTTGAAAAAGAGGAGATGACCTTTAATGTTTACAAAGCTATGGGACTACTTATGACACAATGA